The region AGTTGCTTAATGCTGCTGGGATAGCGCTTCCAGGACACATAAATAACCAGGAGAATTATAGTCACCGACAGGAAAAGTGCCACACAGCCAGCAATAATCTTATGGAAGGATACAAACTCAAAATTCTGCTCTGGGGTGGTAGCGGAAGCCCCAGAAGGGGAGGGGATGGCCGTACCACTGCGGGTCAACTCCTCATCAACCCTGGACAAAGTGGGAAGGGGCAGGAGCTCAGACTGAGATGGGGTGTTGAGGGAGGCTGTGGTTGAGACAAAAGGGGTGGTGGGAGTgaccttacagatactaaatgtTTCTACTGCATCGATCACTTTTTCTCCTTGGGCCTCCTTAGGCCCAGCACAAATCATAGTGGTCTCCTTGTTCCCCTTGAAGTTTCTCAGCCAGGCCACTAAGGGGCAGATGCTGGGGCTACAGTACCACACATTACCAGCTAGGCTGATGGTGGTCAGGGAGATCCAGGCATCCACTGTCTCCTGGGACATGTTGCTAAGCTTGTTGGAGTCCAAGTTCAGGGTCTGTAGGTTGGGGAGACATTGATACGTACTGGAATCCACTATTTGCAGTTCGTTTCCAGAAAGGTCCAGCTTTTGTAAGGACGTCCATGTCCAGGTTAGACCCTGACTTATTGACTTAATTCGGTTCCATTGCAAATAGAGTGCCCGCAGGTTGGTGAGGCGGGGAAAGTGAGAGAAGTTGATCTTGGAGAACTGGTTGTGTTCCAAATGAAGTTCGATCAGCTTAAGAAGCCCAGCAAAGGCATTTCGAGTGAGGCTTCGCAATCGATTATAGCCAAGATCGAGAAACTCCAAATTCCGCAAATCCTGAAAAACCCGCATTGGGACAGTTTTCAGAGAATTGGACCGCAAGTGGAGACTAAGCAACTTCCGCAAGCCCAGAAATTGACTGGGCTGGAGGGCTTGCAGCTTGTTGTAAGAGAGGTCAAGATTGCGTAAGTTAGGGACAGTATGGAAAGTGTTGTTTTGTAGCTGTGTGATCTTGTTAGAGCTGAGGATCAACTCTTTCAGCCTCCGTACCCCATGAAAGGCTTGGCTGTCCACTGAGTTAATGTAGTTGTGGTCGAGATAAAGCCAAACAAGCTGACTGAGGCCTGAGAACTGACTGGCGCTGAGATTCACTAAGCTGTTGTAGCGCAAAGAGAGGCCCTGGCATCCCACAGACACATTGTTTGGCACGTCCCGAAAGGCATTGGATTCACAGTATACTATTTTCCCATCACATCTACAGCTTTGAGGACAGGGGCGCTCACGAACACTGATTGGAGACGCTAGCAGCCAGCCCTGCATCAACAATGGGATCATGAGCCATCTATCTCGCATCAGGGATCCTGCAgaaatgggggtggggggtgggtggggggtggagataGGGACACTCAAAAAGTGCATACATTTATGTCAGTAAGCATAATGTAATTCAAAATGAGAGCATGCTGAGAATAAACATTTTGACACTGTGAATGAATTGGGAGGGGAAATATTATCTACAATATATGTTCAGCAATATTTGCTTAAACCAGCCTTCTCAACTTTTTTAGGGGACCAGCAAGCTGTGGTCCTTCCTGCTTGGAGAATCACTAACATTCAAACTAGCACATAAGATAAATCAGTGTCATCCCAGATGTTTTGACACACACTGAGGTGCCTGTCCACGgtcagaggttgagaaacactgatcTGAATTAAAGTACCATACCTATGGGTTGTTTAGGGAAATAGTGGAGAGTGATTGTGGTATTGTATGGTAAAAACATCTAACCTAAATGCAAGAGCTGCATGCTGCAAGAGATCAGCTACGAGTGTGCTTTTTTTACATTAATTAGAAATGACATCCATCAACATTGAATTCCTGTGGGTGATATTGAGAGTAATGTGAGGTAAAATGAAAGGTGAGTAGTTCAAGAGGGATAGCAACTATAAAGGAATCATGCTCTATAATTATTTTCAATAAACTATTATGATTAAGACAATGGCCAAGCAGGAATATCTGTAAATTCAAAGATAATTGATGGGAATCTGTAATTTCAAAGAATCTATTAGCCAAGCCTCAAGCCACACATTTATTGGGACATAAAACATGTTGTAAAAGTGGTGACCTTCAGTCTCACATACCATAATACTTTCATTTAAGTAATTGGACGTTTTATGTAATACTATATCATGGGACAATAGGACAGCTCAGTTGTGTATAAATGCAAATAACAAACTGAGACAGAAGAAGACTAAAGAGGAGGCAACGTTTCTGGTTAGTAATTAAACAGAATCAAAGCTATTCAAATCAGCCCCTGATTCCTTTGACTTCTTTATTAATTTCGGTCTCTATGTAATGCATTGCATTTTGCTAATGAGAACAGTGTCAAAACGGCATCCCATGAAGGCAGATTGAACACTGATGAGACCAAAAACATAGGAAACCTGTTGATCAAAGTGAAGACTATTTATTTATATCAAAGCTGTATTATGACTACTGACCATAGCTTGCCCTCCTAAGAAAATGAAATTGCGGTTACAAACTCGAGAAAACCCTTAAAGTTATGAAAGCTATAACTTAATAGCAAGACGTTTCAGATGGAGAAATGCTGTCTGCCTGGTAGGCTAATTTCATAAAGGCCACTATCCTAGCCT is a window of Oncorhynchus keta strain PuntledgeMale-10-30-2019 chromosome 25, Oket_V2, whole genome shotgun sequence DNA encoding:
- the LOC118357924 gene encoding leucine-rich repeat transmembrane neuronal protein 4-like; the protein is MKRSRHHENMMGSLMRDRWLMIPLLMQGWLLASPISVRERPCPQSCRCDGKIVYCESNAFRDVPNNVSVGCQGLSLRYNSLVNLSASQFSGLSQLVWLYLDHNYINSVDSQAFHGVRRLKELILSSNKITQLQNNTFHTVPNLRNLDLSYNKLQALQPSQFLGLRKLLSLHLRSNSLKTVPMRVFQDLRNLEFLDLGYNRLRSLTRNAFAGLLKLIELHLEHNQFSKINFSHFPRLTNLRALYLQWNRIKSISQGLTWTWTSLQKLDLSGNELQIVDSSTYQCLPNLQTLNLDSNKLSNMSQETVDAWISLTTISLAGNVWYCSPSICPLVAWLRNFKGNKETTMICAGPKEAQGEKVIDAVETFSICKVTPTTPFVSTTASLNTPSQSELLPLPTLSRVDEELTRSGTAIPSPSGASATTPEQNFEFVSFHKIIAGCVALFLSVTIILLVIYVSWKRYPSSIKQLQQRSMVKMQQKKVQETERTLSLPLQEYYVDYKPANSETMEVLVNGTGPYTYTISGSRECEV